The window ATCGCTAATACCAAAGAATGTGCCTAGTTGATTCACAGAAGATAACGCCCAGAGCTGAAGCGCATATATAAAGCCACAAATCGCGTATTGATTATTCTCCGTCAGCTTTGCATAGGTAAAGCTCTTCACTTCTTTCAGTAAATAATCAAAGGCCAAATTCCCCCAGGGATACTTGCAAAACTCTTTGAAATTTCTAGCTCTAAGCAGACGCTCTTCTGGAATACTTGTCACCGGATTGCTTGCCATCAATATCCCTTCCACAAGGATTGTAGCTCCCAATCTTAATCTCTGATCAGCAGTAAGCTCTTTACTCTTTTCGACAAGAAGCTTAAGCAAGGTGTTTAGAGTTTGATTCTTGTTCATCCAtggatctttcttcttcttttttgttgctGAAGTCTcggcttcatcttcatctttatcaacaACACAAGGCAGACCCGTTGTCAAGTGGAATTCTCTTAGAGAAAACCTCATTAGTTGTTCTCCAAAAGTAAACCACAAACCCTTCTCGCCTATATCAATTCTCCTTAAGAGTAAGTGATGAATCAAATGCCTTGAAAACACCATAAGCTTCTGCTTCCTTCCCATCTTAATTACCGGAGCCAAGAATGAATCTTCAAGCTTCTTGAATTCTTTGCCCAAAAGGGTTTCAACTTTACCAACCAACTTCAGATTGGAGCGCTTGTTAATTCTTTGCAATACGACTCCTTTTGTACCAGTTTCGGAGATTCTTTTTGGCAAAGCAATCTTGTCATTAGACTCACTCATCGTTTCACCTGAAACAATTCAAAATGGCAATGTCAAAGATATGTTTTATAATGACTTATAAAGGTTTTGTTTATCAACACTTGTAAATCATAATAGATCATTCTAAAATCGATTAACCACATCAAAAACGAAAGAACTAGCAATGAAATATATCGCAAATGACAGAGTGAGAAGAAGAATCGCTAAGAAGAACCAATAACATTACCGGAGTTAAGAGAAATCGATGGTGAAAAGTAAGTTTTTGTAACCAAAGAAATGTAGAACGGCGGAGTATAAATAGAGATCAAAAGATGCGCTTCAGCTCTGTATCAGAAGAGACGCGAACGGAGGAAGGCGATGAAAAGTCCCGACTTTTTACCCTAATTCGTGacggttttattttttttacactaAGGCCCAATTTCGATTATCAATGTTTAAGGCCCAAGTTTATTTATGGTTTAATGCTTAGAAAACggttttataaactattatagatTAACAAGCTTctgcaaaatatttatatgctttttaaaaaattttattaacccttataaattattatatagagATTCATAAgtctttattaattattgtcaaaatttgtaaatcattttatacagatttataaatcttttaaaattgtttatagGTCTTTATATATTAccttattttataaatcttcaTAAAACCTTATAAGCCCTTCAAAataattgtcaaaattttatatagatttaGAAGCCCTTGTAAACTATTTATTGCTCTTATAAACTACACATATTTGTAagtctttataaattatttataggctTTTATAAATCATAATCTACATTTTACCTCGTGGAATCTCTTGAGGGTCTATGATTGGAGTGGCTACATCATCCATCATATCTTCTGATTCATGAGGTAATGGTAACTCCTTTCCCTACACATcattagtaaaaatatatagtttaaagataagaaaaagaagcCTATGAGAACACATATATAGGTGATAGTCTAAAACTTACATATATGGTTTCATGGTTTTGTGTTTCAGCCTCAGTGGCTTCTAAAACAGAAGTGTTTCTGTGTCTCTCGAGAGAGGATGTGATTTCTGTGGCATCATCATTCACCTTATCCTCTTCATTGGATTCTAAAACAAGTGTGATACTAGGGCTCTCTTGATCGGATCTGATTTTGGTGGCATCATCATTCAACGTATCATCTTCATCGGTGGCAAGTGTGTTACTAGGACTATCTTGACCGGGTCTGATTGGTGTGCCAGCATTATTTTCAAATTCTCTCTGCAAAAATGGTGTAGGAAGATTTTAAATTGCACcaaaaatgaatacaaattaTGTGTGAGAAAATACCTCATGTGCGCGAATCCAACTACCACCACCTAGCCACTCCATTGACAGCCTAATCTCAGTATAATTAAAAACCGCATCCTCTTTTGTGGCAGCGAAATACACTTTGTATTTGTTTTCAAGGAGAATTTCCGTCACTCGACCTTTGCGCCACCCATGGGTAACAACCACTTCAACATAGTCGTTCAGACTGTACTCTGCACAAAGATCTCGAGGAGGAGATGGCCTTATTTTGCAAATATCAACTATTAAATGTTTTCCTTCCGCTTCATCACTCGAATTTTGTGAGATTGTACATCTTTTGATCAGAAATTTTCTTCTATCATCTCCTTGTTTCCGAACTTCTGTAATTACCAATGCTCGGACCCAAATTTTTTCCTTTTCACTTTCACTAATTTCACGGGTCATTTCCACCAACTTCCCTCTCGTAAACATGTGTTGACTCAATACCTTCAATTCCAAAACAATCATATATAAGCTAAAGCCCTCaaacattcaaaattttataacttaaaacatacaaaaaaaaacaataccttGTTTTTGCTTTTGACCCATTTGGAGCCGATCCAATCAGCATGAGGTCTCAGTTGGCTTCTGATGAATCTCATTATGTCTGGTggatcatcaaagtaaaccaaaAAACTACCATCTGGCCTTTCAACTACGATAACACCAGTCCACCAACCATTATTAAAATAAGCATCCACCACCGACCCTTCCTTGAATACGACACCCTCATTCAGACACTCTGGCGGGACTGGCCGAATAAAACTTCTTTCAATAGTTTCCTTCAAAGGACTTACACCATCTTCGTTGAACATAGTTTTGTAACTAACCCGAAGCTTTTTTCCTGTTACTCTCGTCGGATTTTGCTCGAGGATAGCTCTATACCAAGAACCTCTGAACCCATCTTCTTGAATAGATACTTCTACTTCACAATCTTTGGCAATAGACAaaagttttccttttttcttcaaattatttttcatcttcCTGAGGAGGAATCGGAAATGcagatcacaaaaaaaaaatcaagaaaagaaagaaactagGTGAATTAAGATCAAATGAACGACATGCATCCAAGAAACTGAAACAAATTGAGATTTTAGATAAATCAATTAGGTTCCATACAAAAATTCAATTCGATTTTGGAGTGTATATACAAAAGCAAATAGGAATTTCAATTTGAtctaaattgaatataaaaaatcaaaagagaaTACAGTGAATGTTCTTGAATTAACTTTTGCTAAATTCGATTCAAGTTGAATTGGAACTGAAACTGAAACAGATTGAGATTTTAAGTCAATCAATTAGgtttcaaacaaaaattcaattcaatttagATTGTTGAttcaaaaatgaagatgaaACTCAATTACCTTTTGCCACGATAATGATTCAAAATGGGGAAGATTGTTGTGttgattcttcttcttgaaaTTTACGGACATAGAGAAACGATGAAGAAATgatagaaaacaagaaagcaaaaaaaaaaacgtgtcatagtgaagaagatgaagacgtGTCGCGTGAGAAGAGTTAAATTTACTGTTTTGCCATCCCTTTtggtaaatgataaaaaaacagATAAATCGTTGAGGTCATGGGTCGAACACGGGTTTCTGTCTAAATTGAAATTTTAAGCAACCTCAACTTACCACTAGACCATATTACTTACTCGTTATGATTAGCACGTATACTCATAATGTTGCTTACATATCatcatttttgtatataaactgATTTAGAAGCCTTTATAAATTGCTTCAAtcattttggttgtttatacaactttataaaccttaattcttttttgttttatgaactGATGAGCTCTTGAAAAacgatttataaatctttataacttttatatacTCCTTTATATATCGTAAATTCATTTGTAATAAaccattttgttttgattttataagaGGTTATAAACTATTTGTAATAATGTGTTATAAAGCTACTGAAATACAAATTTACCATTGAACTTTCTAAATTTAAGGAAAACCATAAATCCAAGTCATAAACTCATAATACTCAGAATTCTACAAACAAAGTTTACCAAACACGCATAAAACAGATAGTTGTTCACACATAACTATAAGCAAGCTATAAAGTTTTTGTTCATTCCCACATTAGTATTCATTGTAATTCCGAGAAGATATCAACCGCCAACTTTTCTCGGATGATTGCAATTTTTTCTTCACTCAGCTTTGTCAAATCCACTATACGCATTGCATGGCACTCTATCAGCTTCAATGCATAAACTCCACTGTCTTCTATTTTAAGAACCTTAAACAAATATGTTTTAGTAATATATTAGcagataaattataatataagttaTTTGATCTGAAGAACCTGGATACAAATCTACCATAAAGATTTATAAGCGGTTATAAAGATGTTACCTGTGGGAAACCTTCAGATACAATTTTTATCGAGAACTTGCTTGTATCCATGCTGACATCTTTGAAGAAGTAGCGAATCATGAATGGGAGAGCCATCGCATATGCATTAACGTAAGGGACCAAACTCGCATCTGTGAACTTCATTGCTGCACAATTGAATGCTGTGATATTTCTCTTCTCCAAGTTGATTACAACTCCAAGCCAATACTTCTCTGCTACTGCAATGGCCGAATAGAGGAAGTTGATATTCTTCTCTATGTTGTACTTGTCAAAGCCTGCTCCAAATTGGAAACCTTTCTTGTCATCTAAAAACTCATCATAAAACTCATCTATTTCTTCAAGAAACTTCACTCCAACAACTAAGGCAGTTTTGTTCAGAAACAAATCTGGATTGTTTATCTGTCTCAGTTTCAGCAACTCAAAACCTGCTTCAATatgctgaaacaaaaaaaaaacaaatactcaGAATAGCGATCATATAGTTTTATAAAGaagattaatataaatttataagggATTATAAAGAATTTTTGTTCACATATAGTCTAACcgtttttgaaagtttttttccCGGAGTTTCAATATCCGAAAACCACTTTGCGTTTACTATCTCTTGATTGATTCTCAGCTTCCTACATTGGACACTCATACTTTTTTATGTAGATATCTAGTTTCATGAAATATATAGcttcttataaaataaaacttacttTCTTTTGTTTGACATTTTCCATTCtctcattttttcttttcttgttttatcAACTGGCTCAAAGGGATGAAGAATCGGATGTTTCTTCCTTGCTCCTGTAAACGGTGGTTGTGTATGAATGGATGGTATTTGACCTCTTTCACTTCTTCTTAGCGGAACATTATCTGTATCAGCTTTAAACTTCTTTTGAAGTGGAGGCTCAACATCTTCGTTTACctacagaacaaaaaaaatagtccCCTTTTTACAAAGGATTATTAAgtctataaaataaatcaatactcATAAAGTTTGGAAAACAAACCTGGCTGTGTTGTTGTACcaatctcttttttattttcattagagGTTGGAAAACAGGAATCTCATAAACATCTCTCATAAGAACCTGATTCATGCAAATcgtttttatataattgtttaagAGACCTTAACGATCATGAAATAGtttataaagctttataaaaTACCTCATTTGTACCCTTTCCACTATGACTTTCTTGGGAAAGGAGATCAAACTTAGGAGACGTAAATGTTGGATTAGGCGATGAAACCTTCagacaaaatatttgaaaattagatGTTTATGCTATATACATTAAACTTTTACAAGgccttataaaatatattaattttgtaccCTTGTATCAAAGTTTGGAGTATTGAATGTTGGAGTAGGCGACGTAACctacaaaagaaataagaaattcAATTTGCCTatcactaaattaaaaaatttataaacctttatatcCTGTTTTAGATTCATACCTGCGACGTTTGTTTCAAGCAACtttctgattcaagtttttCTGTGTCTTCGTCTTGAGTGATTTTTTGTGTAGTCTCAATTTCCCCAAGAATATTCTCTTCTTCCCTTTGATGCTCTGTACCAGATTTTGCTTCTTCATCACATatctctttttcattttcatcatcCAGTGCACTTCTTCCATCGCCAGAGTTTGCTTCTTCAGCAATTGTATCTTCAGAGTTTGCTGCTTCAGCAATtgtatcttcttcattttcatcatctggtgcattttttttatcatcagaGTTTGCTTCTTCATTAATtgtatcttcttcattttcataatcttgTGCACTTCTTCTATCACCAGAACTAGCTCCATTTTCACAATCTTCTTTGTTTGGTGAACTGTcgttaaacttcaaaaaaacaaGTGAAATCATTAGAGAGGAATAACACGCGAAATTTGATAAGTAATTGGTAAAATTGAATTGGTTACCTTAACTCCTAAAACATTCTGGATCATTACTACTCGCTTATCCAAATCACGAACCATTTGGATTAGCTTATCAAGTTTCTCGCTGTTAGACATGGAATgatttttatcttttctttgcTCCTTATCCTTTTGATACTCTTCATCTTTATTTTCCTCTTCATCTGTCTtttcctcttcatctttcttttcctcttcatcttcattaTGGTTCAGATCTTCACCATGCTCTGCATCTTCGTCTTTTGTCTTGCGTTGTTGACCTATATCTTCTGTTGCAACAAACATATCCACAAAACCTTTCTCCCAATCGCTTCTCCTCATTTTGtatccttgttgaactagtTTCACAACACTGTGAAAGTCAGCATCGTCACTATGTGTTGCCCCCACCAAATGTTTGTATTCCTCAGCCAATCCAATCACTGTGCTAACCTCAACCTgtagaataaataaaacatatctaTGTAAacctcttatatattaatttatatagtccTTATAAAAGTACATTTATAATCTTGTATAAACACATGTCAAATTTACAATCCTACAAGACACCGATTTGTGGACCTTTTCAAGGAGTCCCTAGAAATCCACTTTTCAAACAATACAATacgaatatatttatatacgctTATAAAAACTCACATTGTTTATCTTCTCCAGCTCTAACACTTCAGCTATTGTCGGAGTTCTTGTTGAGTCCCAATGTAGACACAACGGATCAGAAGAAGAGGATGTCTCGCATGGCTTTCCCAAAGATTTACCAAGCACATTCACTGATGACATTGCCCACAGATTTATGGCTAGCGCAAAACCACTCACTTCATAACTATCTCCTGTCCAGGAACTTGCACTCAAACTTTTTACACTTCTCATCAAGATTCTATAAGCAGTTTTACCCCAAGCAATCTTGTGTGAGCGATAGTTCATATAACGCTGCAACCTGTCTCTCGGGATTTTAGAACTCGGATTTTCTGCCATAATTACCGCTTCTGTGAGTATTGCTGTTCCAAGGGATAATCTTTCTAGTGTTGGCATGCTTCGTGCTTTCTTTTTAAACATTTCATATAACGTTCTCACCGTAAACTTATCAATCTTGCCCAGCATCCAAATGTATGGCTTCTTCATTATTTTGAACAGCGGCTCTGTTATTGTCTGATCTTCCTCACAACGTAAGCCTGTTGTCAGATGAAATTCCCTTAGTGAAAACCTCATAGGCTGGTCCGAGAAAGTAAACCAGAGATCCTCTCCTTGCGTCAATACTCTTCGCTGCATTAGAAAATGGAACAACTCTTCTGAAAATTGAACCCTATTCCTTTTAACCAACTTCAAAATGCTCCCAATGTGAGAGTTCTCTATGAAAGAAAACTCTTCTTTTCCTAATATATCTTCCACCTTCTCGATATAATCAATCTTTGAGTGATGGATTATCGCTTTGGGATTATCTGGTGTTTCTACAGCTTCATAAACCCTCCCAGGCAATTTCAAGGTTGTGCAAAACTCGTTGCTATCCAACTGCAATACAAGACAACACTTCTTGAGTTCAcgcattttataattacttgaaaCCCACATTTATAAAGgcttataatttttcaaaaaaactcaATGTTCACTATCGATACTATTTCTCTTAGATCTAACTAGAAACATGACAATCCTCAACCAAtgttcttctattttcttataacagaaataacaaattcaaaaaatgacTTGAAACAAACAATAATTTAGGTACTTACTTGTAGAGAATCGTGAAGATAAGAATCATGAATAGGAGAATCGTGAAGAGGAGAATCGTGTATAGGAGAATCGTGTAGAGGAGAATCGTGAGGAGTAGACGACATTTTTTGAGATGAAATTTTGAATCGTATAGTCTGATTGTTATTCGTCGTCACCGGATGCTCTTTCCAGAGAGACGGCGTGACTAGTGAGAGAGAAGACCTTTTGTCGTCGCCGTTGCTAGAATCGCCGTCGTAGCTCTGTAATCTCGTCGCCTTCGATGGCGAGCTAGAGAGATTCGAGAGAAAAGGTTAAAATTGCGAGGGTTATTATTGTCTTTCGGCTACTAAACAATTAGGTATTTGTGAAAATGTCCTCCTCCTGAGTGTAAATTTGAAAAGGGGTACTCAACAAAGTGTAAATGTATAATTTCCCcaagtttatgtcacaaatatagactcaaatgatcaaaatgatcaaaatattttattaaaaatgtaaatcaatactattaaaacagaaggccCTTTTTTGAGGTATCCTTTTGTTTTAATCATATTTACAAGATACTGCCActtgaatatttttaaactatgattttaattaaattgaATTAGTTCCATTTAATACTTTTAATTAGTTTCACGAAATCATTTACTTCCAACAAAcaatatgttttcttatttaTCTTATTATCCCTTTCAACTAAAACGAGAGTATTATGTGGGTTCTATTCTATGATGATTGGTGTGAGATCTTTGATTGTGACTGGGATTTTCACGACATGGGTTCGATCAGAAAATTATGGAAAGCGGGTTCGATTGTTTCCGTTTTCTGATGGGGTTTACTCGAAATTTCGAGGTACCTTTTTGGTC of the Brassica rapa cultivar Chiifu-401-42 chromosome A03, CAAS_Brap_v3.01, whole genome shotgun sequence genome contains:
- the LOC117132521 gene encoding uncharacterized protein LOC117132521 isoform X13 yields the protein MKNNLKKKGKLLSIAKDCEVEVSIQEDGFRGSWYRAILEQNPTRVTGKKLRVSYKTMFNEDGVSPLKETIERSFIRPVPPECLNEGVVFKEGSVVDAYFNNGWWTGVIVVERPDGSFLVYFDDPPDIMRFIRSQLRPHADWIGSKWVKSKNKVLSQHMFTRGKLVEMTREISESEKEKIWVRALVITEVRKQGDDRRKFLIKRCTISQNSSDEAEGKHLIVDICKIRPSPPRDLCAEYSLNDYVEVVVTHGWRKGRVTEILLENKYKVYFAATKEDAVFNYTEIRLSMEWLGGGSWIRAHEREFENNAGTPIRPGQDSPSNTLATDEDDTLNDDATKIRSDQESPSITLVLESNEEDKVNDDATEITSSLERHRNTSVLEATEAETQNHETIYGKELPLPHESEDMMDDVATPIIDPQEIPRGETMSESNDKIALPKRISETGTKGVVLQRINKRSNLKLVGKVETLLGKEFKKLEDSFLAPVIKMGRKQKLMVFSRHLIHHLLLRRIDIGEKGLWFTFGEQLMRFSLREFHLTTGLPCVVDKDEDEAETSATKKKKKDPWMNKNQTLNTLLKLLVEKSKELTADQRLRLGATILVEGILMASNPVTSIPEERLLRARNFKEFCKYPWGNLAFDYLLKEVKSFTYAKLTENNQYAICGFIYALQLWALSSVNQLGTFFGISDDGIQFPLCLHWKETKALTIEEVNRFDQMEKVDVKCILGDPGLHSDLVEDVDCEFGRVVDLVKRGYRLKRQDWLNRSVDIAVAEAEVDENNSVPGIDATDQEKIEFLNNKVVSLEERVKYLEGLLNIRGETVKETEKSKETEAATKTKVNGQNADYELDENEVLGVYIDAKRKEIAKRKKNGVRPPREVGHQDEDDVEVEVNEEQPQEEEEQQQEDDTEDDVDDGDKESENPETNEGQTQEEEEQHQEDDAEVNEEQPQEEEEQQEEEDTEDDVDDGDKESENPETNEEQKQEEEEQQQEDDTEVNTDVDVGAKENGSENPVKGSKKRGRKVNISQCIRVYKMLFSIIYVTFFIVSSKLKDGEENEDAYEKPVKVTRKSERVTKVNISLCIMLYKMLFSIINVTFFIVSSKLKGGEVNEDASEKPMKGTRKSKRGTKGGEVNEDASEKPMKGTRKSKRGTKVNISLCIMLYKMLFSILYVTFFIVSSKLKDGEENEYAYEKPVKVTRKSERVTKGKKKGVTPPREVQQQVEDHAETNEDGEGNEDASKKHVKFTKKNGRGNKEHNVGTPKSKKQKKQFEKDSADDVIGSVLEDLKNAD
- the LOC117132521 gene encoding uncharacterized protein LOC117132521 isoform X10, translating into MKNNLKKKGKLLSIAKDCEVEVSIQEDGFRGSWYRAILEQNPTRVTGKKLRVSYKTMFNEDGVSPLKETIERSFIRPVPPECLNEGVVFKEGSVVDAYFNNGWWTGVIVVERPDGSFLVYFDDPPDIMRFIRSQLRPHADWIGSKWVKSKNKVLSQHMFTRGKLVEMTREISESEKEKIWVRALVITEVRKQGDDRRKFLIKRCTISQNSSDEAEGKHLIVDICKIRPSPPRDLCAEYSLNDYVEVVVTHGWRKGRVTEILLENKYKVYFAATKEDAVFNYTEIRLSMEWLGGGSWIRAHEREFENNAGTPIRPGQDSPSNTLATDEDDTLNDDATKIRSDQESPSITLVLESNEEDKVNDDATEITSSLERHRNTSVLEATEAETQNHETIYGKELPLPHESEDMMDDVATPIIDPQEIPRGETMSESNDKIALPKRISETGTKGVVLQRINKRSNLKLVGKVETLLGKEFKKLEDSFLAPVIKMGRKQKLMVFSRHLIHHLLLRRIDIGEKGLWFTFGEQLMRFSLREFHLTTGLPCVVDKDEDEAETSATKKKKKDPWMNKNQTLNTLLKLLVEKSKELTADQRLRLGATILVEGILMASNPVTSIPEERLLRARNFKEFCKYPWGNLAFDYLLKEVKSFTYAKLTENNQYAICGFIYALQLWALSSVNQLGTFFGISDDGIQFPLCLHWKETKALTIEEVNRFDQMEKVDVKCILGDPGLHSDLVEDVDCEFGRVVDLVKRGYRLKRQDWLNRSVDIAVAEAEVDENNSVPGIDATDQEKIEFLNNKVVSLEERVKYLEGLLNIRGETVKETEKSKETEAATKTKVNGQNADYELDENEVLGVYIDAKRKEIAKRKKNGVRPPREVGHQDEDDVEVEVNEEQPQEEEEQQQEDDTEDDVDDGDKESENPETNEGQTQEEEEQHQEDDAEVNEEQPQEEEEQQEEEDTEDDVDDGDKESENPETNEEQKQEEEEQQQEDDTEVNTDVDVGAKENGSENPVKGSKKRGRKVNISQCIRVYKMLFSIIYVTFFIVSSKLKDGEENEDAYEKPVKVTRKSERVTKVNISLCIMLYKMLFSIINVTFFIVSSKLKGGEVNEDASEKPMKGTRKSKRGTKVNISQCIRVYKMLFSIINVTFFIVSSKLKGGEVNEDASEKPMKGTRKSKRGTKDGEENEYAYEKPVKVTRKSERVTKGKKKGVTPPREVQQQVEDHAETNEDGEGNEDASKKHVKFTKKNGRGNKEHNVGTPKSKKQKKQFEKDSADDVIGSVLEDLKNAD
- the LOC117132521 gene encoding uncharacterized protein LOC117132521 isoform X20 — encoded protein: MKNNLKKKGKLLSIAKDCEVEVSIQEDGFRGSWYRAILEQNPTRVTGKKLRVSYKTMFNEDGVSPLKETIERSFIRPVPPECLNEGVVFKEGSVVDAYFNNGWWTGVIVVERPDGSFLVYFDDPPDIMRFIRSQLRPHADWIGSKWVKSKNKVLSQHMFTRGKLVEMTREISESEKEKIWVRALVITEVRKQGDDRRKFLIKRCTISQNSSDEAEGKHLIVDICKIRPSPPRDLCAEYSLNDYVEVVVTHGWRKGRVTEILLENKYKVYFAATKEDAVFNYTEIRLSMEWLGGGSWIRAHEREFENNAGTPIRPGQDSPSNTLATDEDDTLNDDATKIRSDQESPSITLVLESNEEDKVNDDATEITSSLERHRNTSVLEATEAETQNHETIYGKELPLPHESEDMMDDVATPIIDPQEIPRGETMSESNDKIALPKRISETGTKGVVLQRINKRSNLKLVGKVETLLGKEFKKLEDSFLAPVIKMGRKQKLMVFSRHLIHHLLLRRIDIGEKGLWFTFGEQLMRFSLREFHLTTGLPCVVDKDEDEAETSATKKKKKDPWMNKNQTLNTLLKLLVEKSKELTADQRLRLGATILVEGILMASNPVTSIPEERLLRARNFKEFCKYPWGNLAFDYLLKEVKSFTYAKLTENNQYAICGFIYALQLWALSSVNQLGTFFGISDDGIQFPLCLHWKETKALTIEEVNRFDQMEKVDVKCILGDPGLHSDLVEDVDCEFGRVVDLVKRGYRLKRQDWLNRSVDIAVAEAEVDENNSVPGIDATDQEKIEFLNNKVVSLEERVKYLEGLLNIRGETVKETEKSKETEAATKTKVNGQNADYELDENEVLGVYIDAKRKEIAKRKKNGVRPPREVGHQDEDDVEVEVNEEQPQEEEEQQQEDDTEDDVDDGDKESENPETNEGQTQEEEEQHQEDDAEVNEEQPQEEEEQQEEEDTEDDVDDGDKESENPETNEEQKQEEEEQQQEDDTEVNTDVDVGAKENGSENPVKGSKKRGRKVNISQCIRVYKMLFSIIYVTFFIVSSKLKDGEENEDAYEKPVKVTRKSERVTKGGEVNEDASEKPMKGTRKSKRGTKGGEVNEDASEKPMKGTRKSKRGTKVNISLCIMLYKMLFSILYVTFFIVSSKLKDGEENEYAYEKPVKVTRKSERVTKGKKKGVTPPREVQQQVEDHAETNEDGEGNEDASKKHVKFTKKNGRGNKEHNVGTPKSKKQKKQFEKDSADDVIGSVLEDLKNAD
- the LOC117132521 gene encoding uncharacterized protein LOC117132521 isoform X12, with product MKNNLKKKGKLLSIAKDCEVEVSIQEDGFRGSWYRAILEQNPTRVTGKKLRVSYKTMFNEDGVSPLKETIERSFIRPVPPECLNEGVVFKEGSVVDAYFNNGWWTGVIVVERPDGSFLVYFDDPPDIMRFIRSQLRPHADWIGSKWVKSKNKVLSQHMFTRGKLVEMTREISESEKEKIWVRALVITEVRKQGDDRRKFLIKRCTISQNSSDEAEGKHLIVDICKIRPSPPRDLCAEYSLNDYVEVVVTHGWRKGRVTEILLENKYKVYFAATKEDAVFNYTEIRLSMEWLGGGSWIRAHEREFENNAGTPIRPGQDSPSNTLATDEDDTLNDDATKIRSDQESPSITLVLESNEEDKVNDDATEITSSLERHRNTSVLEATEAETQNHETIYGKELPLPHESEDMMDDVATPIIDPQEIPRGETMSESNDKIALPKRISETGTKGVVLQRINKRSNLKLVGKVETLLGKEFKKLEDSFLAPVIKMGRKQKLMVFSRHLIHHLLLRRIDIGEKGLWFTFGEQLMRFSLREFHLTTGLPCVVDKDEDEAETSATKKKKKDPWMNKNQTLNTLLKLLVEKSKELTADQRLRLGATILVEGILMASNPVTSIPEERLLRARNFKEFCKYPWGNLAFDYLLKEVKSFTYAKLTENNQYAICGFIYALQLWALSSVNQLGTFFGISDDGIQFPLCLHWKETKALTIEEVNRFDQMEKVDVKCILGDPGLHSDLVEDVDCEFGRVVDLVKRGYRLKRQDWLNRSVDIAVAEAEVDENNSVPGIDATDQEKIEFLNNKVVSLEERVKYLEGLLNIRGETVKETEKSKETEAATKTKVNGQNADYELDENEVLGVYIDAKRKEIAKRKKNGVRPPREVGHQDEDDVEVEVNEEQPQEEEEQQQEDDTEDDVDDGDKESENPETNEGQTQEEEEQHQEDDAEVNEEQPQEEEEQQEEEDTEDDVDDGDKESENPETNEEQKQEEEEQQQEDDTEVNTDVDVGAKENGSENPVKGSKKRGRKVNISQCIRVYKMLFSIIYVTFFIVSSKLKDGEENEDAYEKPVKVTRKSERVTKGGEVNEDASEKPMKGTRKSKRGTKVNISQCIRVYKMLFSIINVTFFIVSSKLKGGEVNEDASEKPMKGTRKSKRGTKVNISLCIMLYKMLFSILYVTFFIVSSKLKDGEENEYAYEKPVKVTRKSERVTKGKKKGVTPPREVQQQVEDHAETNEDGEGNEDASKKHVKFTKKNGRGNKEHNVGTPKSKKQKKQFEKDSADDVIGSVLEDLKNAD